Proteins from one Desulfuribacillus alkaliarsenatis genomic window:
- a CDS encoding ATP-binding protein: MGKIIAKIVDRRLHEQLYNNNLAYIEDWVHYADYLISFYMEKVMDIQHMSSNKLDKYKGLVVGREEMLQILDEFNTPLEASTVDKQSLMEFHKTQELIEAYLAYRARKTIKEGVFLPLLYMSHMLKLNEFEQFCVVLSLLPHIDKKYEKIFAYLQDDITRRNPTADLAIKIYYPNNHNIDKVKLLHTMERTLYRYIYIEQQQNHNILNCTMQLDQRLREFIMDINDISTNKEYDWQLYYPGDAIPDLLTQQDKQHQLLRILEHQQQPTVCFIFGPTGSGKQLQVKTMAKQMHKSVVFTKTSMFLQDNGKLNSIQIKKVTRETLLHDALLCLTDFDEVRTELELKTTSFITELLKEFKLDVETLIILSESKWHDKPYNSSYYWIDFELDIPDRKERSILWQSFSEADNLAVEITINELANKFQLTPGQIINALNDARATARWQGDTYITRDTLYKSCYKQINHKLATLASLVLAKYEMEDLILPTDQKRTLTNACNHVKYRHVVLDEWGYEEKLPYGKGLSMLFAGPPGTGKTMAAQVIAQELGLEMYKIDLSQIISKYIGETEKNLQEVFNEAQKSNAILFFDECDAILGKRTEVKDSHDRYANIETSYLLQKIEEFAGVSVLATNYITNIDNAFLRRIQYVLHFPFPDEKSRELIWRGIFPGKTPVAHDVDFSFLAKQFELAGGNIKNIAVNAAFLAAAEGREVSMKHIILATKDEVTKQGKVVVSSDFGEYGFYLRT; encoded by the coding sequence ATGGGAAAGATTATAGCAAAAATAGTAGACAGGCGATTGCACGAACAACTCTATAATAATAACCTAGCATATATTGAGGATTGGGTTCATTACGCTGATTACCTTATTTCTTTCTATATGGAAAAGGTTATGGATATCCAGCATATGAGTTCAAACAAGCTAGATAAATACAAAGGCTTGGTTGTAGGGCGGGAAGAAATGCTGCAAATTCTTGATGAATTTAATACCCCATTAGAAGCCTCAACAGTAGACAAACAGTCTTTAATGGAATTTCATAAAACCCAGGAATTAATAGAGGCTTATTTAGCATATAGGGCTAGAAAGACTATTAAAGAGGGGGTTTTTTTGCCACTTTTGTACATGAGCCACATGTTAAAGCTTAATGAGTTTGAGCAATTTTGCGTTGTGCTTAGCTTACTTCCCCATATAGACAAGAAATACGAGAAAATATTTGCTTACCTACAAGATGATATTACACGTAGAAATCCTACTGCTGATTTAGCAATAAAAATTTATTATCCAAACAATCATAACATTGATAAAGTGAAGCTTTTGCATACCATGGAGCGAACTTTATATCGGTACATATACATAGAACAACAACAAAATCACAATATCTTAAATTGTACAATGCAGCTTGATCAGCGTCTGCGTGAATTTATCATGGATATTAACGATATATCTACAAACAAAGAATATGATTGGCAACTATATTATCCAGGAGATGCCATACCAGATTTGCTAACTCAACAAGATAAACAACATCAGCTACTACGGATTCTGGAACACCAGCAACAACCTACGGTTTGTTTTATATTTGGACCTACTGGTAGCGGTAAACAGCTGCAGGTTAAAACAATGGCTAAACAAATGCATAAGTCGGTCGTTTTTACTAAGACTAGCATGTTTCTTCAAGACAATGGTAAGCTTAACAGCATTCAAATAAAAAAGGTAACACGGGAAACCTTATTGCATGATGCATTATTATGTTTGACAGACTTTGACGAAGTAAGAACTGAGCTTGAGCTTAAAACAACTTCCTTCATTACAGAATTGCTTAAAGAATTTAAGTTAGATGTAGAAACTTTGATTATATTATCAGAAAGCAAATGGCACGATAAACCTTATAATAGTAGTTACTATTGGATTGATTTTGAGCTCGATATTCCAGACAGAAAGGAACGCAGCATACTGTGGCAATCATTTTCAGAGGCTGATAATCTGGCTGTAGAGATTACAATTAATGAGCTAGCAAATAAATTCCAACTTACCCCTGGACAAATTATTAACGCTTTGAACGATGCAAGGGCAACAGCCCGTTGGCAAGGGGATACTTATATCACTAGAGACACACTGTATAAATCATGTTATAAACAAATTAATCACAAGCTAGCAACACTAGCATCATTAGTATTGGCGAAATATGAAATGGAAGATTTGATTCTTCCAACTGATCAAAAAAGAACACTAACGAACGCATGCAACCATGTTAAGTACAGACATGTAGTGCTTGATGAGTGGGGATACGAAGAAAAACTGCCCTACGGCAAAGGGTTAAGTATGTTATTTGCTGGTCCACCAGGCACAGGTAAAACTATGGCAGCCCAGGTAATAGCCCAAGAACTAGGCTTAGAAATGTATAAGATAGACTTATCCCAAATCATATCTAAGTATATCGGAGAAACAGAGAAGAACCTCCAAGAGGTCTTTAATGAAGCGCAGAAGAGTAACGCCATTCTGTTTTTTGATGAATGTGATGCTATCCTAGGTAAAAGAACAGAAGTTAAAGACTCCCATGACCGCTATGCAAACATTGAAACTTCCTATCTGTTACAAAAGATCGAGGAATTTGCAGGAGTTAGTGTACTGGCAACGAATTATATTACAAACATTGATAATGCTTTTTTACGTAGAATACAGTATGTTCTGCATTTCCCGTTTCCTGATGAGAAATCCCGCGAACTGATTTGGCGCGGAATTTTCCCTGGCAAGACACCAGTGGCTCATGATGTAGATTTTTCGTTCCTAGCAAAGCAATTTGAGCTTGCGGGAGGTAACATTAAAAACATTGCAGTTAATGCCGCATTTCTTGCTGCCGCTGAAGGTAGAGAAGTGTCAATGAAACATATAATTCTAGCAACTAAAGACGAGGTAACGAAGCAAGGGAAAGTGGTGGTCAGCAGTGACTTCGGAGAATATGGATTCTATTTACGCACGTAG
- a CDS encoding MFS transporter, with translation MTSENMDSIYARSKALFLVVCVLIVVMSFAGFANYMTFTDNYNNALANTYAVPGQEFVRSIEYALVYGKPIDNYYGMNDTLRALQEIVPEAEEVYIVSPQGRILYDKNGFVRDGIIAADLTKTATFQESSIGENRSFIFYQEQAYLFVGINDHTQQLAASLLMIFPREQFVQWDSEVSMQLGLILVVIVSVIMLILTVIFFRTNWISGAEKLNKKRMLLVFLTLLGVALITYSGANYKLFQEAYEDMAQTSSDFVQYIATNNLENILDKGLTLEDITGFDNYLATIRDSLPQIETVEEVRGAVNVTISGSYIKQQLNRILLDMGTVTVISVFFMVEMTLLVIVLLAREKIKDKAVTTEISHGMSRSLAFFINFSAFLPFTFIPIYMRHIYEPIAGLPKDVTLGLPLSAEMLGGMLAIILSSWLISRNGWRSVFYLGVLFLIIGNFLSANSTSAIIFIISRAIAGLGLGYILMTTRSLVVSMPNTNSAIAAYAAGAIAGLNCGLVIGGMLADRIGYEMVFTIAALAAAIPFVFVQLFMRSFEIKQQDPATESVFKKMRDFVTDKKAVLFLACLFIPFFIGGAFLDYYFPLFASANELSQSDISRGFLLNGLMIIYLGPLLTRYVNNKFGNVNGIIASMVIVLIALTVYVLWGTIAAAFVTVALLGIAESFGLSMKTTYFLQSKGIRDMQINQSVAWFSFMVNTSRMAGPIIFGAAVSIGMRTGIGIIAITMLALILVFVWNENKKTTGGSHESTVAPPQ, from the coding sequence GTGACTTCGGAGAATATGGATTCTATTTACGCACGTAGTAAAGCTCTATTTCTTGTAGTATGCGTATTGATAGTGGTAATGTCTTTTGCTGGCTTTGCCAATTACATGACTTTTACAGATAATTATAATAATGCATTAGCTAATACGTATGCAGTGCCTGGACAAGAATTCGTACGTAGTATTGAATATGCCCTTGTTTATGGTAAGCCAATTGATAATTACTATGGCATGAACGATACACTGAGGGCATTGCAAGAGATTGTTCCAGAGGCTGAGGAAGTATATATTGTTTCACCCCAGGGCAGGATTCTTTATGACAAAAATGGGTTTGTAAGAGATGGAATTATAGCAGCCGACCTAACAAAAACAGCAACTTTTCAGGAAAGTTCAATTGGAGAAAATCGTAGTTTTATATTTTATCAGGAACAAGCATATTTATTTGTTGGCATCAATGACCACACACAACAACTGGCAGCCAGTTTGCTAATGATTTTTCCAAGGGAACAATTCGTTCAGTGGGACAGTGAGGTTAGCATGCAACTGGGGCTTATTCTTGTTGTGATTGTAAGTGTGATTATGCTTATCCTAACAGTGATTTTCTTTCGTACAAACTGGATTAGCGGTGCAGAAAAGCTCAATAAAAAACGCATGCTATTAGTCTTTCTTACATTACTTGGTGTTGCCTTAATAACATACAGTGGGGCAAACTATAAATTGTTCCAGGAAGCCTATGAAGATATGGCACAAACAAGTAGTGATTTTGTCCAGTATATTGCAACGAATAACTTAGAGAATATTCTCGATAAAGGGCTTACGTTGGAGGATATTACAGGATTCGATAACTATCTAGCTACTATTCGAGATAGCCTTCCACAGATAGAAACTGTAGAAGAGGTTCGTGGAGCAGTTAATGTAACAATTTCAGGAAGCTACATCAAGCAGCAGTTAAACAGAATTCTACTTGATATGGGAACGGTTACAGTTATTTCAGTATTTTTCATGGTAGAGATGACTTTGCTAGTGATAGTTTTACTAGCAAGAGAAAAAATTAAGGACAAAGCTGTAACCACAGAAATAAGCCATGGAATGTCAAGGTCGTTAGCGTTTTTTATCAACTTTAGTGCATTTCTACCGTTTACTTTTATACCAATATACATGCGCCATATATACGAACCAATTGCAGGTTTACCTAAGGATGTAACGCTGGGATTACCATTATCTGCAGAGATGCTTGGCGGAATGCTAGCAATTATCCTATCTAGCTGGCTTATTAGTCGTAATGGCTGGAGAAGTGTATTTTACTTAGGTGTGTTGTTTTTAATCATCGGGAATTTCCTGTCTGCTAACAGTACGAGTGCAATAATTTTTATTATTTCCCGAGCAATAGCGGGACTTGGTTTAGGATATATATTAATGACTACCCGTAGTTTAGTAGTCTCTATGCCTAACACTAATTCTGCAATTGCCGCATATGCAGCAGGAGCAATAGCTGGACTAAACTGTGGCCTTGTCATTGGTGGGATGTTAGCTGACCGTATTGGGTACGAAATGGTATTTACAATAGCGGCACTAGCAGCTGCAATTCCGTTCGTGTTTGTTCAGCTCTTTATGAGAAGTTTTGAAATTAAACAACAAGATCCAGCAACTGAATCGGTCTTCAAAAAAATGCGGGATTTTGTTACAGATAAAAAAGCTGTATTGTTCTTAGCCTGTTTATTTATACCTTTCTTTATAGGTGGGGCATTCTTAGATTATTACTTCCCGTTGTTTGCCTCTGCTAATGAACTATCACAAAGTGACATTAGTCGTGGTTTTCTATTAAACGGTTTGATGATTATATACTTAGGGCCATTACTAACTCGTTATGTGAATAATAAATTTGGCAATGTTAATGGAATTATTGCGTCAATGGTTATAGTATTGATAGCATTAACCGTCTATGTACTATGGGGAACAATTGCAGCGGCCTTTGTGACAGTTGCCTTACTAGGTATTGCAGAAAGCTTTGGTCTGTCGATGAAGACGACGTACTTCCTACAGTCTAAAGGAATACGCGATATGCAAATAAATCAAAGTGTAGCTTGGTTTAGCTTTATGGTAAACACAAGTAGAATGGCAGGCCCGATTATTTTTGGTGCTGCAGTTTCCATTGGAATGCGAACGGGTATTGGTATCATAGCTATTACAATGCTTGCTTTAATATTAGTTTTCGTTTGGAACGAAAACAAAAAAACTACTGGAGGATCCCATGAATCAACGGTCGCACCACCACAATAA
- a CDS encoding ABC transporter substrate binding protein, whose translation MNNNVIEGTTIKRKYINKLTMLAKIIVVGVFIYGLALLASSLPSILANELTATNIGNEIHLVTTDDDRWRLGYVESETFSAYPETLVAIIRGLNEQGWLDLLSTEGLDEGLARVLATNNSSEIWKWLSSNDVSTKLSFVDTAFYNLRENDSDRENIIERVQNTRDLDLLITMGAAAGHLLSTTEHNTNTLVFAASNAVRSGIIDSVEDSGQDYLWAHMDEHRFERQVKAFYDIFEFETLGIVYEDSPAARVYSAIDELEALAEEKGFNIISKHVTEPLQADEFPTYYEQVSKAYEELAGKVDAFYLSIASIESDRLPVLLHPFYEYKVPVFSQMGSIEVEHGALITVSVMDYTNIGRFGADTIIKCLEGELPRNLEQTYQSAPQINLNVEVAKMIDYKLPFELVIVVDRAYQYIKR comes from the coding sequence ATGAATAATAATGTAATAGAAGGAACTACGATTAAACGTAAATATATAAACAAGCTGACAATGCTAGCCAAGATTATTGTTGTTGGTGTATTTATATATGGGCTGGCTCTCTTAGCTAGTAGTCTCCCTTCAATACTAGCAAATGAGTTAACGGCAACTAATATTGGAAACGAAATACATCTAGTTACAACTGACGACGATAGATGGCGATTAGGCTATGTTGAGAGTGAAACTTTTTCTGCCTACCCAGAAACTTTAGTAGCTATTATTCGCGGTCTTAATGAACAGGGGTGGCTTGATTTATTATCGACTGAGGGTTTAGATGAAGGGTTAGCCAGGGTATTAGCCACTAATAACAGTAGTGAAATATGGAAGTGGCTATCAAGCAATGATGTCAGCACTAAGCTGAGCTTTGTTGATACAGCCTTCTATAATCTCCGGGAGAATGATTCCGATAGAGAGAATATAATTGAACGTGTGCAAAATACACGGGATTTAGACTTACTAATTACTATGGGTGCAGCTGCTGGACATCTATTAAGTACGACTGAACATAACACGAATACCCTTGTGTTTGCAGCGTCAAATGCTGTACGCTCTGGGATTATTGACTCAGTGGAAGACTCAGGACAGGATTATTTGTGGGCTCATATGGATGAGCACCGCTTTGAACGACAAGTAAAGGCGTTCTACGATATTTTTGAATTTGAAACCTTGGGCATAGTATATGAAGATTCTCCAGCTGCTAGGGTTTATTCGGCAATTGACGAACTAGAGGCACTTGCAGAGGAAAAAGGCTTTAATATTATAAGTAAGCATGTAACAGAGCCACTACAGGCAGATGAGTTCCCAACATATTACGAGCAGGTAAGTAAGGCTTATGAAGAGCTAGCAGGTAAGGTTGATGCATTTTACCTAAGTATTGCATCGATTGAAAGCGACAGACTTCCAGTGCTATTACATCCCTTCTATGAATATAAGGTACCGGTGTTCTCGCAAATGGGTAGCATTGAAGTAGAGCACGGAGCTCTTATTACTGTATCAGTAATGGACTACACCAATATTGGTAGATTTGGCGCTGATACTATTATCAAGTGCCTTGAAGGTGAGCTGCCTCGGAATTTAGAGCAAACATACCAAAGTGCACCCCAAATCAACTTAAATGTAGAGGTAGCAAAAATGATAGATTACAAGCTGCCATTTGAACTAGTTATTGTTGTCGATCGGGCGTATCAGTATATTAAAAGATAA
- a CDS encoding LuxR C-terminal-related transcriptional regulator: MANDILKVKIHIPPLGKQILVRTKIFAQLEQDVADSQGFTRKLTLVSAPAGFGKTTVVRSWIAGREQQTAWYAIDDADNAREQFWLYLLSAIQTINKSVGAATMEMLRSMDISSEAPSSLLTPVLNDLFSLETPFFLVLDDYHLINNRQIHDDLIFFIENAGPALHVIVTTRSDPPWPLSKLRAKGMMNELRLEDLKFSKDEMKQLLFQINSFELPENQLETLYNKTEGWVTGIQLAALSIASSSDTNKFINDFAGSDRFVLHFLSEEVLSGQAPVIQDFLLKTSILNRLCAPLCDAVTGRNDSSEILADLERNNLFIIALDNQGYWYRYHHLFSDLLSHRLKAISTDTIKQLHTMACNWYVAAGAYREALHHAFASDNKDKVAEILHDYDTTILQEEGTTLLIRYLNSLPLNLLQKYQRLIAYKAFYHIAREGSQEAEKYLAIARTLSYKDAAKQQEYLGIQAVINAFHSINTQNILNTKKYAEEALRYLPPGNHFWRNSVTIISGDAMLFSGRPNEAYPFYLEAHQNNQRCNQHYFLISSGIKLAINLQYLGELAESEAFIQSLLMFVKEKGLGNLGKVGILWALLGDILREKGDYVEAERCIERGLYLSRVSKPYLSWNLLYRIALAYSQGKNNQAMAAIRQIEALNNEFQLPTFIITVATAWKARILIERADITQARNLLSELGVKEDVPVKGGQEQVYLVLVRLLLAEDNKDLGLVRTILDDIQRLANSGEQRQILIETLILKASLEKKAGNLASADNLIQNAKNIGTAKFNPSAENKPHSENKTSYPSLIEDLSPRELEIVELISQGLSNQDIANKLFISLGTVKWHTSNIYGKLGVRGRTHAVAAARKLKLIR, encoded by the coding sequence ATGGCTAATGATATTCTTAAAGTGAAAATTCATATCCCACCTCTAGGTAAGCAGATTCTAGTGCGCACAAAAATCTTTGCACAATTAGAACAGGATGTAGCAGATTCGCAAGGCTTTACGCGTAAGCTGACGCTCGTATCTGCCCCTGCTGGTTTTGGAAAGACAACCGTAGTTCGAAGCTGGATAGCTGGTCGTGAGCAACAGACTGCATGGTATGCTATTGATGATGCTGATAATGCTCGAGAGCAGTTTTGGTTGTACCTATTATCCGCAATCCAGACTATTAATAAATCTGTCGGAGCAGCTACGATGGAAATGCTACGCTCCATGGATATTTCCTCTGAAGCTCCATCATCACTACTAACGCCTGTTTTAAACGACCTGTTTTCTTTAGAAACACCGTTTTTTTTAGTGCTAGACGATTATCACTTGATTAACAATCGTCAAATCCATGATGATTTGATATTTTTCATAGAAAATGCAGGGCCTGCACTGCATGTTATAGTTACGACTAGATCTGATCCCCCTTGGCCGCTGTCAAAGCTACGGGCTAAGGGCATGATGAATGAACTGCGCCTTGAGGATTTAAAGTTTAGCAAAGATGAAATGAAGCAATTACTTTTTCAAATAAATAGCTTTGAGCTACCAGAAAATCAGTTGGAAACCCTTTATAATAAAACAGAGGGCTGGGTTACAGGCATACAGCTTGCTGCTCTCTCGATTGCTAGTAGCTCAGATACCAATAAATTCATCAACGACTTCGCTGGTAGCGACCGGTTTGTTTTACACTTTTTAAGTGAAGAGGTGCTATCTGGGCAAGCGCCAGTAATTCAGGATTTCTTACTTAAGACTTCGATTTTAAACCGTTTATGTGCACCACTATGTGATGCTGTAACAGGCCGAAATGATAGTTCGGAGATACTCGCTGACTTAGAACGCAATAACCTTTTTATTATTGCATTAGACAATCAAGGGTACTGGTATCGTTATCACCATCTATTTAGCGATCTGTTGTCACATCGCTTGAAGGCAATTTCAACTGATACAATCAAGCAATTGCATACCATGGCTTGTAACTGGTACGTAGCAGCTGGCGCTTATCGCGAGGCTCTGCACCACGCTTTTGCCAGTGACAACAAAGACAAAGTTGCAGAAATACTACATGATTATGATACAACCATACTGCAGGAGGAGGGTACTACCCTTCTGATTCGTTATCTTAATAGCCTTCCGCTAAATTTACTGCAGAAATACCAACGTCTTATAGCCTACAAGGCTTTTTATCATATAGCACGGGAAGGTAGTCAAGAAGCTGAAAAATACCTAGCTATCGCACGTACTCTGTCCTATAAAGACGCTGCAAAACAACAGGAGTATCTTGGAATCCAGGCAGTTATCAATGCTTTCCACAGTATTAATACGCAAAATATCTTAAATACAAAAAAATATGCCGAAGAAGCTCTGCGCTATTTACCTCCTGGCAACCACTTTTGGCGGAACAGTGTAACTATTATATCAGGTGATGCTATGCTGTTTTCTGGAAGGCCCAATGAAGCCTATCCGTTCTATCTAGAGGCACACCAGAATAACCAAAGGTGCAATCAGCACTACTTCCTAATATCTTCAGGTATAAAGCTGGCCATTAATCTCCAGTATTTAGGTGAGCTTGCTGAGTCAGAGGCATTTATTCAAAGCTTGCTAATGTTTGTAAAGGAAAAGGGCTTAGGGAATTTAGGTAAGGTCGGTATACTTTGGGCTTTACTCGGGGATATTCTCCGTGAAAAAGGGGATTATGTAGAGGCTGAACGCTGTATAGAGCGTGGTCTGTATTTAAGCAGGGTAAGCAAGCCGTATCTTAGCTGGAACTTACTCTACCGTATTGCCTTAGCTTATTCACAGGGCAAAAACAACCAAGCAATGGCGGCGATTCGACAGATTGAAGCTTTAAATAACGAATTTCAATTGCCTACATTTATCATAACTGTCGCAACCGCCTGGAAAGCTCGAATACTAATTGAGCGTGCTGACATTACACAAGCACGTAACCTATTATCTGAGCTTGGCGTTAAAGAAGATGTCCCAGTCAAGGGCGGTCAGGAGCAGGTTTATCTTGTACTTGTACGGCTTCTATTAGCCGAGGATAATAAAGACTTAGGGTTAGTGCGTACAATATTAGATGATATCCAGCGGTTAGCCAATTCAGGGGAACAAAGGCAGATTTTAATAGAAACGCTTATTTTAAAAGCTTCATTGGAGAAAAAGGCAGGAAACTTAGCATCTGCCGATAACTTAATACAGAATGCTAAGAATATTGGGACGGCTAAGTTTAACCCATCTGCTGAGAACAAACCACATAGCGAGAATAAGACATCCTATCCAAGCTTGATAGAAGACCTTAGCCCCCGCGAGCTAGAAATAGTAGAACTGATAAGCCAAGGACTGTCAAATCAAGATATTGCTAATAAACTATTTATTTCCTTAGGCACTGTCAAATGGCACACTAGTAATATCTATGGGAAGCTGGGAGTCAGGGGTCGGACGCACGCAGTGGCCGCAGCTCGTAAATTAAAGCTTATACGTTAA
- a CDS encoding PEP/pyruvate-binding domain-containing protein, whose amino-acid sequence MANYTCNYVCNLKQIRKEDVAIAGGKAANLGEMIGSGLPVPGGFVVLTNAYKRFVEANQLQKEIVRLFSNIDGTNTEELNEATNEIKQLFEQGEIPEDIKAEIDRIYEQQGNPTVAIRSSATAEDMPGMSFAGQYSTYLNVKGKEEVYIYIKKCWASLWNERAVAYRIKQNIGNNNLAHGVVVQKLVNAEKSGIMFTANPVNGVRDEVLINSSWGLGEAIVAGEVNPDQWIISKKTGSVVQEEVATKKVQTIRKAKGIELIEVDSEQQKVATLNDTEKQVLLELAIQVENYYNFPQDLEWACEDGEFYLVQTRPITTLYPIPDNADADDFRVYLNLYMYSQSMKEPFTPMGFEIARFGFQGMMTKFGKKHYKGNRLWWLHNLGGRVYADITSIMKSEKMQANLRDSKRNDKDPLTTKALLQVLENNKQALVNSKIDAFSMMSIINMGLLKIAVDGVFKSIYGTINPAEARARAKQTADQTMERIRMQMKSCKTVEQKLKLIEEISDAGVMGSLEILLYGGKSLTYLSKAEGIMTKYLDDISDLQHVEKAVPYNITTEMGMELLYIAKELDGHGRRATAKEPRIINFLDKYGDKNSFIELEVASTTWREDPQFVIDTINSYIDLQNYNQEIDRFYKGQEEAEQAIIRIKAKLEQKAGKRVARKVEKILRNYREMFGLRELPKYYMSMGLSMISAVLIEIGEHLEKAGRIKDRMDVFYVTVEDIKSKKKLLDIVEKNKEEYQRELARPMPPRLLISTGESVYSAVETAGDNAYVGVPVSPGVYEGRVKVLKNPLEGNKLEKGDILVTSATNPAWTPLFLKIGALIMETGGPISHGSVVAREYGIPAVVGVVAATSELKDGQIVRVNGETGSVEKII is encoded by the coding sequence ATGGCTAACTATACATGTAACTATGTATGTAATTTAAAGCAAATTCGTAAAGAGGATGTAGCAATAGCTGGAGGTAAGGCAGCAAACCTAGGAGAAATGATTGGTTCAGGTCTACCTGTGCCTGGGGGTTTTGTAGTACTAACGAACGCCTATAAACGATTTGTAGAGGCGAACCAATTGCAAAAAGAGATTGTACGCTTGTTCTCGAATATTGATGGAACGAATACGGAGGAACTAAACGAAGCTACTAACGAGATTAAACAATTATTTGAGCAGGGAGAAATCCCAGAAGATATCAAAGCGGAAATAGATCGAATATATGAACAGCAGGGGAATCCAACAGTTGCTATCCGATCATCAGCTACAGCAGAAGATATGCCAGGGATGTCATTTGCTGGACAATATAGCACCTATCTTAATGTCAAAGGCAAAGAAGAAGTCTATATATATATTAAAAAATGCTGGGCATCATTATGGAACGAGCGGGCTGTTGCCTATCGAATTAAGCAGAATATTGGTAATAACAATCTTGCCCATGGAGTCGTCGTACAGAAGCTAGTCAATGCAGAAAAATCGGGAATCATGTTCACAGCAAACCCTGTCAATGGCGTGCGAGATGAAGTCCTAATCAACTCGTCCTGGGGCTTGGGGGAAGCAATCGTTGCCGGAGAAGTTAATCCAGACCAATGGATCATCAGTAAAAAGACTGGAAGCGTCGTACAGGAAGAGGTAGCGACAAAAAAAGTACAAACGATTCGCAAAGCGAAAGGAATCGAACTAATAGAGGTAGACAGCGAGCAACAAAAAGTTGCTACATTAAATGATACAGAAAAACAAGTGCTACTCGAATTAGCAATCCAAGTCGAAAACTACTATAACTTTCCCCAGGATCTCGAATGGGCCTGTGAGGACGGGGAGTTTTATTTAGTTCAGACTAGACCTATAACTACCCTGTATCCGATTCCTGATAACGCAGATGCAGATGACTTCCGCGTCTACCTGAACCTGTATATGTATTCCCAGTCTATGAAAGAGCCTTTTACCCCAATGGGCTTTGAGATTGCTAGATTTGGATTTCAGGGCATGATGACGAAATTTGGCAAGAAGCACTATAAAGGTAATCGGCTGTGGTGGCTACACAACCTTGGTGGTCGAGTCTATGCCGATATAACAAGTATTATGAAAAGTGAAAAGATGCAAGCCAACCTAAGAGACAGTAAGCGAAACGACAAAGACCCATTAACAACAAAAGCGCTACTACAGGTGCTAGAGAACAATAAGCAAGCGCTTGTTAACAGTAAAATCGACGCTTTTTCGATGATGAGCATAATTAATATGGGTCTGTTAAAAATAGCTGTCGATGGAGTGTTTAAGTCAATATATGGAACAATCAATCCAGCAGAAGCACGAGCACGAGCGAAGCAGACTGCTGACCAGACAATGGAACGAATAAGAATGCAGATGAAGAGCTGCAAGACCGTCGAGCAGAAGCTAAAGCTAATTGAAGAAATCAGTGATGCAGGAGTCATGGGAAGCCTAGAAATATTGCTTTACGGTGGCAAATCCCTCACGTATTTAAGCAAAGCTGAGGGAATCATGACGAAATATCTTGACGATATATCAGATCTGCAGCATGTTGAGAAAGCCGTTCCTTATAACATTACAACAGAGATGGGGATGGAATTACTATACATTGCAAAAGAGTTAGATGGGCATGGTCGTAGAGCAACGGCGAAGGAACCGAGAATTATTAATTTCCTAGATAAGTATGGGGACAAGAACTCCTTCATTGAGCTAGAGGTTGCAAGCACAACATGGAGAGAAGATCCGCAGTTTGTAATAGACACAATCAACTCCTATATTGACCTACAAAATTACAATCAGGAAATCGATCGTTTCTATAAAGGACAGGAGGAAGCGGAACAAGCGATAATAAGAATAAAAGCAAAATTAGAGCAAAAGGCTGGCAAACGCGTAGCACGGAAAGTAGAAAAAATTCTAAGGAATTATCGGGAAATGTTTGGTCTAAGGGAGCTGCCTAAATACTATATGTCAATGGGTCTTAGCATGATTAGCGCTGTGTTGATTGAAATTGGCGAGCACTTAGAGAAGGCTGGTAGAATCAAAGATCGTATGGACGTATTTTATGTAACAGTGGAAGATATTAAATCTAAGAAAAAGCTGTTAGATATTGTGGAGAAGAACAAAGAGGAATATCAAAGGGAGCTGGCAAGGCCGATGCCACCGAGGCTTCTAATCAGTACAGGGGAAAGTGTTTACTCTGCTGTAGAAACAGCTGGCGATAACGCCTACGTTGGCGTTCCAGTATCGCCTGGAGTTTATGAGGGTAGGGTTAAGGTGCTAAAGAATCCGCTAGAAGGGAACAAGCTAGAGAAGGGTGATATCTTAGTGACGTCAGCTACAAACCCTGCTTGGACACCACTTTTCCTGAAAATTGGCGCGCTAATAATGGAAACAGGTGGTCCAATTTCCCACGGCTCAGTGGTCGCTAGGGAATATGGAATCCCTGCAGTGGTCGGTGTTGTTGCAGCCACTTCCGAGCTAAAAGACGGGCAGATTGTTCGTGTCAATGGGGAAACAGGAAGTGTGGAAAAAATAATATGA